One window of the Estrella lausannensis genome contains the following:
- a CDS encoding efflux RND transporter periplasmic adaptor subunit — protein sequence MSPKIVLSYGLAALVGAATTLLIIYSRNVDEFNTLVGFSPSSGEERAISHEHMHHDHDEDHHHDHDEEENLVSFTEEQLEKLKIQVKRAGPGTLQSLITARGKIIIQPDRLAHIIPKISGIARQASMNIGDKVKADEVIAVLESREMADTKAAYLTALSKEKLTASALERETRLYKERISAGQDFLSSKNAYEESLLNLQLAAEKLQAFGLDREEISLLTKQDEPQLRLYHIRSPIDGTIILRHITKGEFIENTTTIYEVADLSHVWVEIGIYPKDLYRVKEGQRVDIVIPFENKGAKARLIYVSPIIDEDTITATAIAELDNADGLFRPGVFVKVNIPSEERPFPITVPKSAVQSGEGKEFVFVAKPEGFERRIVETGESDQDMVEIKSGLLPGEEYAATNTFLLKAELGKDSAEHEH from the coding sequence ATGTCCCCAAAAATCGTGCTTTCATACGGACTTGCCGCCTTGGTAGGAGCCGCCACGACCCTTTTAATCATCTATTCTCGAAATGTGGATGAATTCAATACACTGGTCGGCTTCTCCCCCTCCTCAGGCGAAGAGAGAGCAATATCTCATGAACACATGCATCACGACCACGATGAAGATCATCACCATGATCACGACGAAGAAGAAAATTTAGTCAGCTTCACAGAAGAGCAGCTTGAAAAACTTAAAATTCAAGTGAAGCGCGCGGGCCCGGGTACACTCCAGTCCCTCATCACTGCACGTGGAAAAATCATCATCCAACCCGACCGTCTGGCGCATATCATCCCCAAAATATCCGGCATTGCCAGGCAAGCTTCCATGAACATCGGCGACAAAGTGAAAGCCGATGAAGTCATCGCTGTCTTGGAGAGCCGGGAGATGGCCGATACCAAAGCCGCCTATCTTACCGCTCTCAGCAAAGAAAAACTCACCGCCTCGGCGCTTGAGAGGGAAACTCGGCTCTATAAAGAAAGGATCTCCGCCGGTCAAGACTTCCTCAGCTCGAAAAATGCGTATGAAGAGTCTCTCCTCAACTTGCAACTTGCCGCCGAGAAGCTGCAGGCATTTGGACTTGATAGAGAGGAGATCTCCCTTTTAACCAAGCAAGATGAACCGCAGCTCAGACTCTACCATATTCGCTCACCGATCGACGGCACCATCATCTTGCGTCATATCACCAAGGGAGAATTTATCGAAAACACGACCACGATCTATGAGGTGGCAGACTTAAGCCATGTGTGGGTCGAGATCGGAATCTATCCCAAAGATCTCTACCGGGTAAAAGAGGGGCAGAGGGTCGATATCGTGATACCCTTCGAAAACAAAGGGGCCAAGGCCAGACTGATCTATGTCAGCCCGATCATCGACGAAGATACCATCACAGCGACCGCCATCGCCGAGCTGGACAATGCAGACGGCCTCTTCCGGCCCGGAGTTTTTGTGAAAGTCAATATTCCCTCTGAAGAGCGGCCCTTCCCCATCACTGTTCCAAAAAGTGCTGTACAAAGCGGAGAAGGAAAGGAATTTGTTTTTGTCGCCAAACCGGAAGGATTCGAGAGGCGTATCGTGGAAACGGGAGAGAGTGATCAGGACATGGTCGAAATCAAGTCGGGATTACTGCCCGGTGAAGAGTATGCGGCAACCAACACATTTTTACTGAAAGCAGAACTGGGTAAGGATAGCGCCGAACATGAGCATTGA